From the Candidatus Krumholzibacteriota bacterium genome, one window contains:
- a CDS encoding cysteine desulfurase family protein: MKRQKSSKKSVYLDHNATTYARGEVVSAMEPYFMEKFANPSSLHFLGRENREAVERARKEVASFINADEREIIFTSGGTESSNLAIRGALRTLERPLNECHIITSTIEHPAVQNTFISLEQDGVSLDRVECDRFGVVKIDMLEDLIRSETVLVSIMTANNETGIIQPLEEIASRLSGRGIILHSDAVQCIGKVDVDVEILGVDLLSMSAHKFYGPKGTGALYKRKGISLKAVYTGAAHEFSLRPGTENVPAIVGLGKACNISRSMLSGEIDRIGRLRDRMEKILLRKIPEVDIIGKNSARVPNTSSIIVPGVDGEAIVLNLSALGFCISSGSACSSGESGTSAVMKAMGLEPELAKSVIRVSLGIRNTESDIESFAEALAGVVKRLREISPSK; this comes from the coding sequence ATGAAACGGCAGAAGAGCTCGAAAAAGAGTGTTTATCTGGATCATAATGCCACAACATACGCGCGCGGCGAAGTTGTTTCTGCCATGGAGCCTTATTTTATGGAGAAATTTGCTAACCCGAGCAGTCTCCATTTCCTCGGCCGGGAAAACAGGGAAGCTGTAGAACGCGCCCGAAAAGAAGTGGCATCTTTTATTAACGCGGACGAGAGGGAGATAATATTTACATCTGGAGGAACAGAATCGAGCAATCTCGCGATTCGAGGGGCGCTGAGAACACTGGAGCGGCCTCTGAATGAATGTCATATTATTACTTCGACTATCGAACATCCCGCTGTTCAGAACACATTTATATCGCTTGAGCAAGACGGTGTGAGCTTAGACAGAGTAGAATGCGACCGCTTCGGGGTTGTTAAGATTGACATGCTTGAAGATCTTATAAGATCTGAAACTGTGCTTGTATCGATTATGACGGCAAATAATGAAACCGGAATAATTCAGCCCTTGGAAGAGATAGCTTCCAGACTCTCCGGAAGGGGGATTATTCTTCATTCTGACGCCGTGCAGTGTATTGGAAAGGTCGATGTTGATGTTGAGATACTGGGGGTGGATCTGCTCTCAATGTCTGCCCACAAATTCTACGGACCCAAAGGGACGGGGGCTCTCTATAAAAGAAAGGGGATTTCTCTTAAAGCCGTCTATACAGGAGCGGCTCACGAGTTTTCCCTCAGACCGGGAACAGAAAACGTTCCAGCCATTGTCGGTCTTGGTAAAGCGTGTAATATATCCAGGTCAATGCTTTCCGGGGAAATTGACAGAATCGGCAGGTTGAGAGACAGGATGGAAAAGATTCTTCTAAGGAAGATTCCAGAAGTCGATATCATAGGTAAGAACAGCGCAAGGGTTCCAAACACGAGCAGCATAATTGTTCCCGGCGTAGATGGTGAAGCGATAGTTCTTAATTTAAGCGCTCTAGGGTTTTGTATATCAAGCGGGAGCGCCTGCTCCTCAGGAGAGAGCGGGACCAGTGCTGTTATGAAAGCTATGGGGCTCGAGCCGGAACTGGCGAAGTCAGTGATAAGAGTAAGTCTCGGTATCCGAAACACGGAAAGTGATATTGAATCCTTCGCGGAAGCGCTAGCCGGCGTTGTGAAGAGACTCCGCGAAATCTCCCCCTCCAAATAG
- the mnmA gene encoding tRNA 2-thiouridine(34) synthase MnmA: MRSSKLEEKVVVGMSGGVDSTIAALSLLRQGYSVTGVTFRFFGAVNSVLNDKDREAVTRAAHICRRFDIPHIAVEVGGDFKDRVVRRFVDFYRSGRTPNPCIGCNEYIKFPYLAEAADSVGAKWISTGHYARVINYKNRKFLSAARDNLKDQSYFLYRVPVKYLQRTIFPLGDKLKSEVRETAREYGLTGSTGRESQDVCFIPEKEFNTFLEKEADPTPGDVVDSEGQTLGRHRGICFYTVGQRKGLGISASQPLYVKNIDPRTGRITLAENEAIYTKKAVCESVILRARELELPLKAKIRFRHRAAVLEDVKLLNRKLIVSFHKEQRAVTPGQSLVIYKDGVVLGGGVLTDSRGAGN; this comes from the coding sequence GTGCGCAGCAGCAAATTGGAAGAAAAAGTAGTAGTCGGAATGAGCGGCGGTGTTGATAGTACAATTGCGGCTTTATCTCTGCTTCGGCAGGGTTATTCGGTAACCGGCGTAACCTTTCGTTTCTTCGGGGCTGTAAACTCTGTTTTAAATGATAAAGACAGAGAGGCAGTCACGAGGGCGGCTCACATTTGCCGGAGGTTTGATATACCTCATATTGCTGTTGAAGTGGGAGGAGATTTCAAAGACAGGGTTGTTAGGCGGTTTGTCGATTTTTACAGAAGCGGAAGAACTCCCAATCCATGTATAGGCTGCAATGAATACATAAAATTTCCATATCTTGCCGAAGCCGCTGATTCTGTGGGAGCAAAGTGGATATCTACGGGCCATTACGCGCGCGTAATAAATTATAAAAATAGAAAGTTCCTGTCAGCCGCGAGGGATAATCTTAAGGATCAGTCCTATTTTCTCTATCGTGTTCCAGTTAAATATCTGCAAAGAACAATTTTTCCACTGGGAGATAAATTGAAGAGCGAAGTCAGAGAGACAGCACGCGAGTATGGACTGACAGGGAGTACTGGCAGGGAAAGTCAGGATGTGTGTTTTATCCCCGAAAAAGAGTTCAACACTTTTCTAGAGAAAGAAGCGGATCCTACGCCCGGAGATGTTGTTGATTCAGAGGGTCAAACGTTGGGAAGGCACAGAGGGATATGTTTTTATACGGTTGGGCAGAGAAAGGGGTTGGGGATTTCAGCTTCGCAGCCCCTTTATGTAAAGAACATAGATCCGCGGACAGGCAGGATCACACTCGCGGAAAACGAAGCGATCTATACAAAGAAAGCTGTTTGTGAATCAGTAATACTAAGAGCCAGAGAACTGGAACTTCCTCTTAAAGCGAAGATCAGATTCAGACACAGAGCTGCCGTTCTGGAAGATGTTAAGCTACTGAACAGAAAATTGATCGTTTCTTTTCATAAAGAACAGCGTGCCGTAACGCCGGGACAGTCACTTGTTATTTACAAAGATGGTGTTGTTCTGGGGGGCGGTGTGTTAACTGACAGCAGAGGTGCTGGAAATTGA